DNA sequence from the Fundidesulfovibrio magnetotacticus genome:
GATCCTGGAAAATCCCCAGGGCCTGCTCTTCGCCGATCCCGCGCGCTGCGTGGGCTGCCAGCGCTGCGAGCTGGCCTGCACGGAGTTCAACGACGCCGTGGCCGCTCCGTCGCTTTCCCGGATCAAGATTTCACGCAACCTCAACTTCGGCCCTGCCGGTCCTTCCGGCGCGCCGCTCCTGGGGGCCTACGGCAACGGCCTGGTGGTGCAGGGCCTCTGCCGCCAGTGCCCGCATCCGGTGCCCTGCGCCACGGCCTGCCCCCAGGACGCCATCGTTGAGGACAAGGCCACCGGGGCCAGGGTGGTGGACGAAGCGCGCTGCGTGGGCTGCCGCCTGTGCCAACGGGCGTGTCCCTACGCCATGATGGTCTTCGACGAGGGCAAGGGGAAGGCTTCCAAATGCTTCCTCTGCCAGGGCAGGCCGCGCTGCGTGGAGGCCTGCCCGGCCCAGGCCCTGCGCTACGCCCCCTGGCGCGACCTCACCCGCGAGAGCCCGGCTCTCGCTGCGGTGAGCGTCATTCCCCCGGAAAAGGCCGGGGCCTGCGCGGAGTGCCACGTCCCCGCGCGGAACACTCCGGTCAAAGAGC
Encoded proteins:
- a CDS encoding 4Fe-4S dicluster domain-containing protein, which translates into the protein MKRFCGTGPIVEAADRCGLGGELSRRGFLVFSAGALASMAALGAARVWGAGAPLVILENPQGLLFADPARCVGCQRCELACTEFNDAVAAPSLSRIKISRNLNFGPAGPSGAPLLGAYGNGLVVQGLCRQCPHPVPCATACPQDAIVEDKATGARVVDEARCVGCRLCQRACPYAMMVFDEGKGKASKCFLCQGRPRCVEACPAQALRYAPWRDLTRESPALAAVSVIPPEKAGACAECHVPARNTPVKERPRSGS